Proteins from a genomic interval of Myxococcota bacterium:
- a CDS encoding helicase-related protein: MTTPAWREGSKLVHPYNPELGVGFVRRVEGRYLVVYFPAVEREVTMAAQGAGLVPMILPPGAPAIELATSTEVRIASWDGERYVLADGRRVEDKEIWPLEQSSGPIERLAQFRLDRMGSFRNRIEGLQLRKLREAGGLGSFLGGRIALFPHQLHTALAAVRTDPVRWLLADEVGLGKTIVACLILSALIRTGRAKRALVIAPSTLTVQWLGELYRKFHQVFVLIDEARIESVERDYGEGNNPFDVHPFGVVSMEDLAADPALARQARNADLDLVIVDEAHRLALEHFDAAVAPLVKSATHSILLTATPLSADKRGFFHLLQLLHPESFASFEAFDAAVGSGGAVFPCTSAVRRSDLGGLPPRKPEPVDVAAFGKDPRKDPRTEWLSARVREWHRKKEKALVFVHDLDRLEKLKKQLEQATRTHIAVFHESLTPAQRDIEVARFRETHLPVLICTEAGAEGRNFQFCDRMVHYDLPSDPVALEQRIGRLDRIGRTKDVEIVYFRGAHAQPDVARLYERLDLFARPSAGLDLALAGVRAAVERAQADESAIDVDALVAEIDAARAQQVADIPRVIYRDAYDASQAERLLALVPPELEQHMRRFCLGAANDLGLKIVEKGGTALYYLEMGTSLTVESLPGVRDESRWLGTFDRVEALEKDELEFFASGHPLVEGLLLELEDGVRGRAAMFTVPSAELRGAGVICVFKDGPDWSAVVFDTKGEPRPEWAPKIVESLGKAKAAKPEELGLDQRATEGIRELGSMCELEAAESAVLEAAAFFRFVPESAPGS; the protein is encoded by the coding sequence ATGACCACTCCTGCCTGGAGGGAAGGCAGCAAGCTGGTCCACCCCTACAACCCCGAGCTAGGGGTGGGCTTCGTCCGGCGCGTCGAGGGCCGCTATCTGGTGGTCTACTTCCCGGCGGTCGAGCGCGAAGTCACGATGGCCGCGCAGGGCGCGGGCCTCGTGCCGATGATCCTGCCGCCCGGCGCACCTGCGATCGAGCTGGCGACGAGCACCGAGGTGCGCATCGCCAGCTGGGACGGCGAGCGCTACGTGCTCGCCGACGGCCGGCGCGTCGAGGACAAGGAGATCTGGCCTCTGGAGCAAAGCTCCGGGCCGATCGAACGACTGGCGCAGTTCCGGCTGGATCGGATGGGCTCGTTCCGCAACCGCATCGAGGGCCTGCAGCTGCGCAAGCTGCGCGAGGCCGGCGGGCTGGGCTCGTTCCTGGGCGGGCGCATCGCCTTGTTCCCGCACCAGCTGCACACGGCCCTGGCGGCGGTGCGCACCGACCCCGTGCGCTGGCTCCTGGCCGACGAGGTCGGGCTGGGCAAGACCATCGTCGCGTGTCTCATCCTCTCGGCCTTGATCCGCACCGGCCGCGCCAAGCGCGCGCTCGTGATCGCCCCGTCGACCTTGACCGTGCAGTGGCTCGGCGAGCTCTACCGCAAGTTCCACCAGGTGTTCGTGCTGATCGACGAGGCGCGCATCGAGAGCGTCGAGCGCGACTACGGCGAGGGCAACAACCCCTTCGACGTGCACCCCTTCGGCGTGGTCTCGATGGAGGACCTGGCGGCGGACCCGGCGCTCGCGCGCCAGGCGCGCAACGCGGACCTCGACCTGGTGATCGTCGACGAGGCGCACCGGCTGGCGCTCGAGCACTTCGACGCCGCGGTCGCGCCGCTGGTGAAGAGCGCCACTCACTCGATCCTGCTCACGGCCACGCCGCTCTCGGCCGACAAGCGCGGCTTCTTCCACCTGCTGCAGCTCTTGCACCCGGAGAGCTTCGCGTCGTTCGAGGCCTTCGACGCCGCCGTCGGCTCGGGCGGGGCGGTGTTTCCCTGCACGAGCGCCGTGCGCCGCTCCGACCTGGGCGGCCTGCCGCCGCGCAAGCCCGAGCCGGTCGACGTGGCCGCGTTCGGCAAGGACCCGCGCAAGGATCCGCGCACCGAGTGGCTGTCGGCGCGCGTGCGCGAGTGGCACCGGAAGAAGGAGAAGGCGCTGGTCTTCGTGCACGACCTAGACCGGCTCGAGAAGCTGAAGAAGCAGCTCGAGCAGGCCACGCGCACGCACATCGCCGTCTTCCACGAGTCACTGACGCCCGCGCAGCGCGACATCGAGGTCGCGCGCTTCCGCGAGACCCACCTGCCCGTGCTGATCTGCACCGAGGCCGGCGCCGAGGGCCGCAACTTCCAGTTCTGCGACCGCATGGTGCACTACGACCTGCCGAGCGACCCGGTCGCGCTCGAGCAGCGCATCGGCCGGCTCGACCGCATCGGCCGCACGAAAGACGTCGAGATCGTGTACTTCCGGGGCGCGCACGCGCAGCCCGACGTGGCGCGGCTGTACGAGAGACTCGACCTGTTCGCGCGCCCGTCGGCGGGGCTCGACCTGGCGCTGGCCGGCGTGCGCGCGGCGGTGGAGCGCGCGCAGGCCGACGAGAGCGCGATCGACGTCGACGCGCTGGTGGCCGAGATCGACGCCGCGCGCGCCCAGCAGGTCGCCGACATTCCGCGCGTGATCTACCGCGACGCCTACGACGCCTCGCAGGCCGAGCGCCTGCTCGCGCTCGTGCCGCCCGAGCTCGAGCAGCACATGCGCCGCTTCTGCCTGGGCGCGGCCAACGACCTCGGGCTCAAGATCGTCGAGAAGGGCGGCACGGCGCTCTACTACCTGGAGATGGGCACCTCGCTCACGGTCGAGTCACTGCCCGGCGTGCGCGACGAGAGCCGCTGGCTCGGCACCTTCGACCGCGTGGAGGCGCTGGAGAAGGACGAGCTCGAGTTCTTCGCCAGCGGTCACCCGCTGGTCGAGGGTCTCCTGCTCGAGCTCGAGGACGGCGTGCGCGGCCGCGCGGCCATGTTCACGGTGCCCTCGGCCGAGCTGCGCGGCGCGGGCGTGATCTGCGTGTTCAAGGACGGGCCGGACTGGAGCGCGGTGGTGTTCGACACCAAGGGCGAGCCGCGGCCGGAGTGGGCGCCGAAGATCGTCGAGTCACTCGGCAAGGCCAAGGCCGCCAAGCCCGAGGAGCTCGGGCTCGACCAGCGCGCCACCGAAGGCATCCGCGAGCTGGGCAGCATGTGCGAGCTCGAGGCGGCAGAGTCCGCGGTGCTCGAGGCCGCCGCGTTCTTCCGCTTCGTGCCCGAGAGCGCGCCCGGCTCGTAG
- a CDS encoding acyl-CoA dehydrogenase family protein, producing the protein MSFEVPEHVREVRDRVARFVEERCYPVEPLVEERGGEQGRAVMRDLMKAAKEEGLWALGHPREIGGHGMPFLDYVYVNEVVGRSSVAMVALGTHSLQDSLMLHEFADSEWRDKYLRPLVDGDVFPSFAMTEPDVASSDPTQLQTRADLQGDHWVINGRKWFTSGADVAAYTTVMCRTEPDAQSHDAFSMIIVPTDTPGYNIVRDVRVMGHYGGHCEVQYDNVRVPRKNLLGPRGGGFKIAQRRLGPGRIFHCMRWLGQAQRAFDLLCERANSRVAFGKTLGQHQQIQKFVFDSLCEIQASRMLTLAAAQKIDRGDEARVEIGMIKVYGAQMLHNVVDRAIQVWGAKGVTEDTPLERMYRHARFARIYDGPDEVHVTTTARRVLASYKIGDGWDFGQH; encoded by the coding sequence ATGTCCTTCGAGGTTCCAGAGCATGTGCGCGAGGTCCGCGACCGGGTCGCGCGCTTCGTCGAGGAGCGCTGCTACCCCGTCGAGCCCCTCGTCGAGGAGCGCGGCGGCGAGCAGGGCCGCGCGGTCATGCGCGACCTGATGAAGGCGGCCAAGGAAGAGGGCCTGTGGGCGCTCGGTCACCCGCGCGAGATCGGCGGCCACGGCATGCCCTTCCTCGACTACGTGTACGTGAACGAGGTGGTCGGCCGTTCGAGCGTGGCCATGGTCGCGCTCGGCACTCACTCGCTGCAGGACTCGCTCATGCTGCACGAGTTCGCTGACAGCGAGTGGCGCGACAAGTACCTGCGCCCGCTCGTCGACGGAGACGTGTTCCCGAGCTTCGCCATGACCGAGCCCGACGTCGCGAGCTCCGACCCCACGCAGCTCCAGACGCGTGCCGATCTCCAGGGCGACCACTGGGTGATCAACGGCCGCAAGTGGTTCACCAGCGGGGCGGACGTGGCGGCCTACACCACCGTCATGTGCCGCACCGAGCCCGACGCGCAGTCACACGACGCGTTCTCGATGATCATCGTGCCCACCGACACGCCCGGCTACAACATCGTGCGCGACGTGCGCGTCATGGGTCACTACGGCGGCCACTGCGAGGTGCAGTACGACAACGTGCGCGTGCCCCGCAAGAACCTGCTCGGCCCGCGCGGCGGCGGGTTCAAGATCGCCCAGCGCCGGCTCGGCCCGGGCCGCATCTTCCACTGCATGCGCTGGCTCGGCCAGGCGCAGCGCGCGTTCGACCTCTTGTGCGAGCGCGCGAACTCGCGTGTGGCCTTCGGCAAGACCCTCGGCCAGCACCAGCAGATCCAGAAGTTCGTGTTCGACAGCCTGTGCGAGATACAGGCAAGTCGCATGCTCACCCTGGCGGCCGCGCAGAAGATCGACCGCGGCGACGAGGCGCGGGTCGAGATCGGCATGATCAAGGTCTACGGCGCGCAAATGCTGCACAACGTGGTCGACCGCGCGATCCAGGTCTGGGGCGCGAAGGGCGTCACCGAGGACACCCCGCTCGAGCGCATGTACCGCCACGCCCGCTTCGCGCGCATCTACGACGGCCCGGACGAGGTGCACGTGACCACCACGGCCCGGCGGGTGCTCGCTTCCTACAAGATCGGGGACGGCTGGGACTTTGGGCAGCACTGA
- a CDS encoding TetR/AcrR family transcriptional regulator, translating to MAAPQLSTPSAPLPELVWVRPPQQARSQLTLSRILDATEALLNEKSWEDASVAEIARRAGSSVGAFYTRFPDKDSLLAALHQRFVEEAWATAQVALDDKRWAGASICEIVRELVAFQVRVNDQRRGQLRAFALRSINDPSFYARAERLSKQMEELFVKLVVARRHEILHPIPVVAAGFVGRMINAMLTSRLLDAKFVPPGISFVDELTHAALAYLGVFPEDAIDVL from the coding sequence ATGGCCGCCCCCCAGCTCTCGACCCCCAGCGCCCCACTTCCGGAGCTCGTGTGGGTCCGCCCGCCGCAGCAGGCGCGGAGTCAGCTGACTCTCTCGCGCATCCTCGACGCGACGGAAGCGCTGCTGAACGAGAAGAGCTGGGAGGACGCGTCGGTCGCGGAAATCGCGCGCCGCGCGGGATCGTCGGTGGGCGCGTTCTACACGCGCTTCCCGGACAAGGACAGCCTGCTCGCGGCGCTGCACCAGCGCTTCGTGGAAGAGGCGTGGGCGACCGCGCAGGTGGCGCTCGACGACAAGCGCTGGGCAGGCGCGTCGATCTGCGAGATCGTGCGCGAGCTCGTCGCGTTCCAGGTGCGCGTGAACGACCAGCGCCGCGGCCAGCTGCGCGCCTTCGCGCTGCGCAGCATCAACGACCCGAGCTTCTACGCGCGCGCCGAGAGACTCTCGAAGCAGATGGAGGAGCTGTTCGTGAAGCTCGTGGTCGCACGGCGCCATGAGATCCTCCACCCGATCCCGGTGGTCGCCGCGGGCTTCGTGGGCCGCATGATCAACGCCATGCTCACCAGCCGCCTGCTCGACGCGAAGTTCGTGCCGCCTGGAATCTCGTTCGTCGACGAGCTCACCCACGCCGCGCTCGCCTATCTCGGGGTGTTTCCGGAAGACGCGATCGACGTCTTATAG